One Cellulomonas sp. Y8 DNA segment encodes these proteins:
- a CDS encoding response regulator transcription factor: MAELTPTPADVVRVVVVDDDALVRASLRMILGGDPRLEVVAECGDGAEAVTVVQRLRPDVVLMDVRMPRVDGLTALRSLAAAGSTARVIVLTTFDADELVLRALREGAAGFLLKDTPPAQLVDGIHRVAAGEPILSPTVTAQLIASVAKPEDAERRADALRALEVLTPRERDVAVAVAEGLSNQEIAERLFLGLATVKTHVAHLFAKLGVANRVQIARLVHDAGLG; the protein is encoded by the coding sequence GTGGCCGAGCTGACCCCGACCCCCGCCGACGTCGTGCGCGTGGTGGTCGTCGACGACGACGCCCTGGTCCGGGCGAGCCTGCGGATGATCCTCGGCGGCGACCCGCGCCTCGAGGTGGTCGCCGAGTGCGGTGACGGCGCGGAGGCCGTCACGGTCGTGCAGCGGCTGCGCCCCGACGTCGTGCTGATGGACGTCCGGATGCCGCGGGTGGACGGGCTGACCGCCCTGCGCTCGCTGGCGGCGGCCGGGTCGACGGCCCGGGTCATCGTGCTGACGACCTTCGACGCGGACGAGCTCGTGCTGCGCGCCCTGCGCGAGGGCGCCGCCGGGTTCCTGCTGAAGGACACCCCGCCGGCGCAGCTCGTCGACGGGATCCACCGGGTCGCGGCGGGGGAGCCCATCCTGTCGCCGACCGTCACCGCCCAGCTCATCGCGTCGGTCGCGAAGCCCGAGGACGCCGAGCGGCGCGCGGACGCGCTGCGGGCGCTGGAGGTGCTGACCCCGCGCGAGCGGGACGTGGCGGTCGCGGTGGCCGAGGGGCTGTCGAACCAGGAGATCGCCGAGCGCCTGTTCCTCGGCCTGGCGACGGTCAAGACCCACGTGGCGCACCTGTTCGCCAAGCTCGGCGTGGCGAACCGGGTGCAGATCGCGCGCCTGGTGCACGACGCGGGCCTGGGCTGA
- a CDS encoding aldo/keto reductase, whose amino-acid sequence MQTRTLGRTGRDVSVVGLGCWQLGADWGEVAEDDALAVLAAAADAGVTFFDTADVYGDGRSETLIGRFLRERPAGADRITVATKMGRRADPHVAGAYTLDAFRAWTDRSRANLGVDTLDLVQLHCPPSEVLDRDATYDALDTLVDEGRVAAYGVSVETVDEALAAIARPHVATIQIILNAFRRKPLERVLPAAAEAGVGIIARVPLASGLLSGKYDEHTEFAATDHRSFNRHGEAFDVGETFSGVPFEVGVAAAREVAALTPAGATTAQLALRWIVDQPGVSTVIPGARNAEQARGNADAARIPSLDDWTLDRFREIYDERIRPHVHDRW is encoded by the coding sequence GTGCAGACGAGGACGCTGGGCAGGACAGGACGGGACGTCTCGGTCGTGGGGCTGGGCTGCTGGCAGCTCGGCGCCGACTGGGGCGAGGTGGCCGAGGACGACGCGCTGGCCGTGCTGGCGGCCGCGGCCGACGCGGGGGTGACGTTCTTCGACACCGCCGACGTCTACGGCGACGGCCGCAGCGAGACGCTGATCGGGCGGTTCCTGCGCGAGCGCCCCGCCGGCGCCGACCGGATCACGGTCGCCACGAAGATGGGCCGCCGCGCGGACCCGCACGTGGCCGGGGCCTACACGCTCGACGCGTTCCGCGCCTGGACCGACCGGTCCCGGGCGAACCTCGGGGTCGACACCCTCGACCTGGTGCAGCTGCACTGCCCGCCGAGCGAGGTGCTGGACCGCGACGCGACGTACGACGCGCTGGACACCCTGGTCGACGAGGGTCGGGTCGCCGCCTACGGCGTCTCGGTCGAGACCGTCGACGAGGCGCTGGCCGCGATCGCCCGCCCGCACGTCGCGACGATCCAGATCATCCTCAACGCCTTCCGTCGCAAGCCGCTCGAGCGCGTGCTGCCCGCGGCCGCGGAGGCCGGCGTCGGCATCATCGCCCGCGTCCCGCTCGCGTCCGGGCTGCTGTCCGGGAAGTACGACGAGCACACCGAGTTCGCCGCGACCGACCACCGGTCGTTCAACCGGCACGGCGAGGCGTTCGACGTCGGCGAGACGTTCTCCGGCGTGCCGTTCGAGGTCGGCGTGGCCGCCGCCCGCGAGGTGGCGGCGCTGACCCCGGCGGGTGCGACGACGGCCCAGCTCGCGCTGCGGTGGATCGTGGACCAGCCGGGCGTCTCGACGGTCATCCCGGGCGCCCGCAACGCCGAGCAGGCCCGGGGCAACGCGGACGCGGCCCGGATCCCGTCCCTCGACGACTGGACCCTGGACCGCTTCCGCGAGATCTACGACGAGCGCATCCGCCCCCACGTCCACGACCGCTGGTGA
- the rocD gene encoding ornithine--oxo-acid transaminase, giving the protein MTATIPSRDAERAAAGPLAPNYHPLPVTLTTGEGAWVRDTEGRTYLDLLAGYSALNFGHRHPALIGAAQAQLDRLTLSSRAFDHDLLHPFAEALSDLARPVVAGVAGAPHPQPMVLPMNTGAEAVETAIKAARKWGYDVRGVAPERATIVVAAGNFHGRTTTIVSFSTDPEARDGFAPHTPGFRVVPFGDAEALRDAVDETTVAVLLEPIQGEQGVVVPPAGYWPAVRAICDDADVLLIADEIQSGLGRTGTTFALELWGVRADLVTLGKALGGGVLPVSAVVGRPDVLGVLTAGTHGSTFGGNPLACAVGIAVVDLLRPGTFQERARTLGAHLHERLATLVDTGLLVGSRGVGLWAGLDVDPARMTGRELCERLLGLGVLAKDTHGSTIRLAPPLVVEADDLDLALDRLTQALR; this is encoded by the coding sequence ATGACCGCCACGATCCCCAGCCGGGACGCCGAGCGCGCCGCCGCCGGCCCGCTCGCGCCGAACTACCACCCGCTGCCCGTCACGCTGACGACCGGCGAGGGGGCGTGGGTCCGCGACACCGAGGGCCGGACGTACCTCGACCTGCTCGCCGGGTACTCGGCGCTGAACTTCGGGCACCGGCACCCCGCGCTGATCGGGGCCGCCCAGGCGCAGCTCGACCGGCTGACGCTGTCGTCCCGGGCGTTCGACCACGACCTGCTGCACCCGTTCGCCGAGGCGCTGTCCGACCTGGCGCGGCCGGTGGTGGCGGGCGTCGCCGGCGCGCCGCACCCGCAGCCGATGGTGCTGCCGATGAACACGGGCGCCGAGGCCGTCGAGACCGCGATCAAGGCCGCCCGGAAGTGGGGCTACGACGTCCGCGGCGTGGCGCCGGAGCGCGCGACGATCGTCGTGGCCGCCGGGAACTTCCACGGCCGCACGACGACGATCGTGTCGTTCTCCACCGACCCCGAGGCGCGCGACGGGTTCGCCCCGCACACCCCCGGCTTCCGGGTCGTGCCGTTCGGAGACGCCGAGGCGCTGCGGGACGCGGTCGACGAGACGACGGTCGCCGTGCTGCTCGAGCCGATCCAGGGCGAGCAGGGCGTCGTCGTGCCGCCCGCGGGCTACTGGCCCGCCGTGCGGGCGATCTGCGACGACGCCGACGTGCTGCTGATCGCCGACGAGATCCAGTCAGGGCTCGGCCGCACCGGCACGACGTTCGCGCTCGAGCTCTGGGGGGTCCGCGCCGACCTGGTGACGCTGGGCAAGGCGCTCGGCGGCGGGGTGCTCCCCGTGTCCGCGGTCGTCGGGCGGCCGGACGTGCTGGGCGTGCTGACGGCCGGCACCCACGGGTCGACCTTCGGCGGGAACCCGCTCGCGTGCGCGGTCGGGATCGCGGTCGTCGACCTGCTGCGGCCCGGCACGTTCCAGGAACGGGCCCGCACGCTCGGCGCCCACCTGCACGAGCGGCTGGCGACGCTGGTCGACACGGGCCTGCTCGTCGGCAGCCGGGGCGTCGGCCTGTGGGCCGGCCTCGACGTCGACCCGGCCCGGATGACCGGACGGGAGCTCTGCGAGCGGCTGCTCGGCCTGGGCGTGCTCGCCAAGGACACCCACGGGTCGACGATCCGGCTGGCCCCACCGCTCGTGGTGGAGGCCGACGACCTGGACCTGGCGCTCGACCGCCTGACGCAGGCGCTGCGCTGA
- a CDS encoding helix-turn-helix transcriptional regulator: protein MSTAEHDASEAGTAPDPATRPATLRVTDPTRVRALAHPVRMDLLSFLDDVGEATATECAAHLGQTVANCSFHLRTLAKAGYIEPAEPRGRERPWRVVARERNITPDPLDPASRRAVLELGEISVRREAERYIDHLRHVDHDGAVDPGLIPLTQLTTSAFWATPEETAELIEGMHALMKRFDGRTVDPAIRPGGARLMRLFTAINPDMAVEPHAEATPTAPQQED, encoded by the coding sequence ATGAGCACCGCCGAGCACGACGCCTCCGAGGCCGGCACTGCGCCGGACCCGGCCACCCGGCCCGCCACCCTGCGGGTCACCGACCCGACGCGGGTCCGGGCCCTCGCCCACCCGGTGCGGATGGACCTGCTGTCGTTCCTCGACGACGTCGGCGAGGCGACCGCGACGGAGTGCGCCGCGCACCTCGGCCAGACCGTCGCCAACTGCTCGTTCCACCTGCGGACCCTCGCGAAGGCCGGGTACATCGAGCCCGCCGAGCCCCGCGGCCGCGAACGCCCCTGGCGCGTCGTCGCCCGCGAGCGCAACATCACGCCCGACCCGCTGGACCCGGCCTCGCGGCGCGCGGTGCTGGAGCTCGGCGAGATCTCGGTCCGCCGCGAGGCCGAGCGCTACATCGACCACCTCCGGCACGTCGACCACGACGGCGCCGTCGACCCCGGGCTCATCCCGCTGACCCAGCTCACCACGTCCGCGTTCTGGGCCACCCCGGAGGAGACGGCGGAGCTGATCGAGGGCATGCACGCGCTGATGAAGCGGTTCGACGGGCGGACCGTCGACCCCGCGATCCGACCCGGTGGCGCCCGCCTGATGCGGCTGTTCACCGCGATCAACCCCGACATGGCCGTCGAGCCCCACGCCGAGGCCACCCCGACCGCACCGCAGCAGGAGGACTGA
- a CDS encoding OsmC family protein has translation MESPNTGLAPETDVPVTPASPAAPPSRLWVERTGTRTYTGRNERGAEVLMGPAEAGAVFTPGELLKVALAGCSGMSADTALSHRLGDDVEVTVEVSGDNYKPEDRYPELHERMVVDLSGLDEATKERLLRVVHRAVEQHCTVGNTLKAGATVDLEITGE, from the coding sequence ATGGAGTCCCCGAACACCGGGCTCGCGCCGGAGACCGACGTGCCCGTCACCCCCGCCTCCCCCGCCGCCCCGCCGTCCCGGCTCTGGGTCGAGCGCACCGGCACCCGCACCTACACCGGGCGCAACGAGCGCGGCGCCGAGGTCCTGATGGGCCCGGCCGAGGCCGGCGCCGTCTTCACCCCGGGCGAGCTGCTGAAGGTCGCGCTCGCCGGCTGCTCCGGCATGTCCGCCGACACCGCGCTCAGCCACCGGCTCGGCGACGACGTCGAGGTCACCGTCGAGGTCAGCGGCGACAACTACAAGCCCGAGGACCGGTACCCCGAGCTGCACGAGCGGATGGTCGTCGACCTGTCCGGGCTCGACGAGGCCACCAAGGAGCGGCTGCTGCGCGTGGTGCACCGCGCCGTCGAGCAGCACTGCACGGTGGGCAACACGCTCAAGGCCGGGGCGACCGTCGACCTCGAGATCACGGGCGAGTGA
- a CDS encoding sensor histidine kinase, translated as MPVDPAPDPALAPPRLGPWSRTWRYLVAVGAGLVIWVFVASDVTGSPVADEGVVGAMVLLDLLLGLVAVGLLPMRRRRPLLTAVLIAALTSLSSFAVGPGMLALVSLATRRRWREVAVAGAVWALATVAYELTYQGTSASEDLGVPLLLLAIGLSLLFLGLLVATGFYIGARRELLQTLRLRAEAAERAQESRAAEARQAERTRIAREMHDVLAHRISLVAMQAGGLAYREDLTRAQITASAETIRDSAHRALGELREVLGVLRADDETVVPTEHEAPQPTLAELPALLADADEAGTPARLDVSGLPGGDRSALAALPETASRTAFRVLQEALTNARKHAPGQEVRVRLAGAPGERLLVEARNAVPVGVAAGVTAPGAGLGLIGAAERAELLGGSLEHGIEQDGRFAVRVWLPWPS; from the coding sequence ATGCCCGTCGACCCCGCGCCCGACCCCGCCCTGGCGCCTCCCCGTCTCGGACCGTGGTCCCGGACCTGGCGCTACCTGGTCGCCGTGGGCGCCGGCCTCGTGATCTGGGTGTTCGTCGCCTCCGACGTCACCGGCTCCCCGGTCGCCGACGAGGGCGTCGTCGGCGCGATGGTGCTGCTCGACCTCCTGCTCGGGCTGGTGGCGGTCGGGCTGCTCCCGATGCGGCGCCGGCGCCCGTTGCTGACCGCGGTCCTGATCGCGGCGCTCACCTCGCTGTCGTCGTTCGCGGTCGGGCCCGGCATGCTCGCGCTGGTCTCGCTCGCCACCCGCCGGCGGTGGCGCGAGGTCGCGGTCGCCGGTGCTGTCTGGGCGCTCGCCACCGTGGCGTACGAGCTCACCTACCAGGGCACCTCGGCGTCCGAGGACCTGGGGGTGCCGCTGCTGCTCCTCGCGATCGGCCTGAGCCTGCTGTTCCTCGGCCTGCTCGTCGCCACCGGGTTCTACATCGGCGCCCGCCGGGAGCTGCTGCAGACGCTGCGGCTGCGCGCCGAGGCCGCCGAGCGGGCCCAGGAGTCGCGGGCCGCCGAGGCGCGCCAGGCCGAGCGCACCCGGATCGCCCGCGAGATGCACGACGTGCTCGCGCACCGCATCTCGCTGGTCGCGATGCAGGCCGGCGGCCTCGCGTACCGGGAGGACCTGACCCGCGCGCAGATCACCGCCTCCGCCGAGACGATCCGCGACAGCGCGCACCGGGCGCTCGGCGAGCTCCGCGAGGTGCTCGGCGTGCTCCGCGCCGACGACGAGACCGTGGTCCCGACCGAGCACGAGGCGCCGCAGCCGACGCTCGCCGAGCTGCCGGCCCTGCTCGCCGACGCCGACGAGGCCGGGACGCCCGCCCGCCTCGACGTGTCCGGCCTGCCCGGCGGCGACCGCTCGGCGCTGGCCGCCCTGCCCGAGACCGCGTCCCGCACGGCGTTCCGGGTGCTGCAGGAGGCGCTGACGAACGCCCGCAAGCACGCACCGGGGCAGGAGGTCCGGGTGCGGCTGGCGGGGGCGCCGGGGGAGCGGCTGCTCGTCGAGGCGCGGAACGCCGTGCCCGTCGGTGTGGCGGCCGGGGTCACCGCCCCCGGGGCGGGGCTGGGGCTCATCGGCGCCGCCGAGCGCGCCGAGCTGCTCGGCGGGTCGCTGGAGCACGGGATCGAGCAGGACGGGCGGTTCGCCGTGAGAGTGTGGCTGCCGTGGCCGAGCTGA
- a CDS encoding EAL domain-containing protein codes for MSVDEDRDVAPTTGAPGEPGVRQILDRVREHLGMDIAFLSGLTTSAEVVLATSTETGPMQMAVGDEHDLDDTYCVRVLSGLIPPVLPDARRHPVARELAVTAELGIGAYLGAPLRGPDGEPVGMLCCLARGVNPLLDEDALRVLGLAAALVEDRMGAFGLPHRPAVSDRVRWIRSVLAERAVRTVFQPVVHLGTGEVVAVEALSRFDPERFPTPVHAFAAAAAAGKAVELELLAAECALARLGDLPPGVRMSINLSAEALADPRTTDLLLAHGPAVAVEVTEHTPVHDYEALTSVTDRLRAAGHQVAVDDAGAGFASLRHVLQLRPTAIKLDLALVRGCDLDPVRRALIRAVAEFARGIDSWLVAEGVETEHERTALRELGVDYGQGYLLGRPAALADALRGVPRG; via the coding sequence ATGAGCGTGGACGAGGACCGGGACGTGGCGCCGACGACGGGCGCGCCCGGCGAGCCGGGGGTGCGGCAGATCCTCGACCGGGTGCGCGAGCACCTCGGCATGGACATCGCGTTCCTCTCCGGCCTGACGACGTCGGCCGAGGTCGTCCTCGCCACCAGCACCGAGACCGGACCGATGCAGATGGCGGTCGGCGACGAGCACGACCTGGACGACACCTACTGCGTGCGCGTGCTGTCCGGGCTGATCCCGCCGGTGCTGCCGGACGCGCGCCGGCACCCCGTCGCCCGCGAGCTCGCGGTGACCGCGGAGCTCGGCATCGGCGCGTACCTCGGCGCCCCGCTCCGCGGCCCGGACGGCGAGCCCGTCGGGATGCTCTGCTGCCTGGCCCGGGGCGTGAACCCGCTGCTCGACGAGGACGCGCTGCGGGTGCTCGGCCTGGCGGCGGCGCTCGTCGAGGACCGGATGGGCGCGTTCGGGCTGCCGCACCGGCCCGCGGTCTCCGACCGGGTGCGCTGGATCCGGTCCGTGCTCGCGGAGCGCGCCGTCCGGACCGTGTTCCAGCCGGTCGTGCACCTGGGCACCGGCGAGGTGGTCGCCGTCGAGGCGCTGTCCCGGTTCGACCCCGAGCGGTTCCCGACCCCGGTGCACGCCTTCGCCGCCGCGGCGGCGGCCGGGAAGGCCGTCGAGCTGGAGCTGCTGGCCGCGGAGTGCGCGCTCGCCCGGCTCGGCGACCTGCCCCCGGGCGTGCGGATGTCGATCAACCTGTCGGCGGAGGCGCTCGCGGACCCGCGGACCACGGACCTGCTGCTCGCGCACGGCCCCGCGGTCGCGGTGGAGGTCACCGAGCACACGCCGGTGCACGACTACGAGGCCCTGACCTCCGTGACCGACCGGCTGCGCGCCGCGGGCCACCAGGTCGCGGTCGACGATGCCGGCGCCGGGTTCGCCAGCCTGCGGCACGTGCTGCAGCTCCGGCCGACCGCCATCAAGCTCGACCTGGCGCTGGTGCGCGGCTGCGACCTCGACCCGGTGCGGCGCGCGCTCATCCGGGCCGTCGCGGAGTTCGCGCGCGGCATCGACTCCTGGCTGGTCGCGGAGGGCGTGGAGACCGAGCACGAGCGGACCGCGCTGCGCGAGCTCGGGGTCGACTACGGGCAGGGGTACCTGCTGGGGCGGCCGGCGGCGCTGGCGGACGCGCTGCGCGGGGTCCCGCGCGGCTGA
- the ddaH gene encoding dimethylargininase, protein MPATPQQTRRHYLMCEPTFYTVSYEINPWMDSTRYTDAGLAVQQWTVLKDTFESLGHTVETIDPIPGLPDMVYAANGATIVDGLVYSAKFRYPERQPEGPAYEKWFADHGYVTHTAEQVNEGEGDILGVGDVLLAGTGFRTDRASHDELAKVTGREVVTLELVDAHYYHLDTALAVLDSTAGREQVAYYPPAFSDASRAELERRYPDAVIASEADAACLGLNAVSDGLNVVVAPGATALAAQLTDRGFRPIPVDTSELLKGGGGAKCCTLEIRPAR, encoded by the coding sequence ATGCCCGCGACCCCGCAGCAGACCCGCCGCCACTACCTGATGTGCGAGCCGACGTTCTACACGGTCTCCTACGAGATCAACCCGTGGATGGACTCGACGCGGTACACGGACGCGGGCCTCGCGGTGCAGCAGTGGACGGTGCTCAAGGACACCTTCGAGTCCCTCGGCCACACGGTCGAGACGATCGACCCGATCCCGGGCCTGCCGGACATGGTCTACGCCGCCAACGGCGCGACGATCGTCGACGGCCTCGTGTACTCCGCGAAGTTCCGGTACCCCGAGCGGCAGCCCGAGGGCCCGGCGTACGAGAAGTGGTTCGCCGACCACGGCTACGTCACGCACACCGCCGAGCAGGTCAACGAGGGCGAGGGCGACATCCTCGGCGTCGGCGACGTGCTGCTGGCCGGCACCGGCTTCCGCACCGACCGCGCCTCGCACGACGAGCTCGCGAAGGTCACCGGCCGCGAGGTCGTGACGCTGGAGCTCGTCGACGCGCACTACTACCACCTGGACACCGCGCTGGCCGTGCTCGACTCGACGGCCGGCCGCGAGCAGGTCGCCTACTACCCGCCGGCCTTCTCGGACGCCTCGCGCGCCGAGCTGGAGCGCCGCTACCCCGACGCCGTCATCGCCTCCGAGGCCGACGCCGCGTGCCTCGGCCTCAACGCGGTGAGCGACGGCCTGAACGTCGTCGTCGCCCCCGGCGCGACCGCCCTGGCCGCCCAGCTGACCGACCGCGGCTTCCGCCCGATCCCCGTCGACACCAGCGAGCTGCTCAAGGGCGGCGGCGGGGCCAAGTGCTGCACGCTGGAGATCCGTCCCGCGCGCTGA
- a CDS encoding ABC transporter substrate-binding protein, with product MRRTIGLALAAGLLLSSCALSGTTTETRDPVDAEGEVTGEVSLQTWALKPRFTEYVEGVIAAFEEEYPGTSVTWLDQPGEGYSEKVLSQATAGELPDVTNLPPDMALPLAREGVLLDLGQVEDDLAATYVEGGLGAYAFAGLDGTYGYPWYLTTDLNYWNADMMAAGGLDAADPPTSFDELVEQARTLKDATGAYLMSRKPGMNDLVSNGIPVLSDDGEEFVFNSPEAVALVERYAEAYADGLMPQDVLTDAYLGNSELFTKGEAAWSTGGGNFIAGVLENNPSLEGTIVPSPYMGITPMYVQGVSVPAASKNLPAALALARFLTNAENQEAFAELVPGIFPSTVASQDNPSFSESDGTAEGDAKVIAFTGLPDAEVLQPVEVTEAMSTYFDQQVAAAIAGQITAQQALDAAVAKCNQLLAD from the coding sequence ATGAGGCGCACGATCGGCCTGGCCCTGGCGGCCGGGCTCCTGCTCTCCTCCTGCGCGCTGTCCGGCACGACGACCGAGACGCGCGATCCCGTCGACGCCGAGGGCGAGGTCACCGGCGAGGTCTCGCTGCAGACCTGGGCGCTCAAGCCCCGGTTCACCGAGTACGTCGAGGGGGTGATCGCCGCCTTCGAGGAGGAGTACCCCGGCACCTCGGTGACCTGGCTCGACCAGCCGGGCGAGGGCTACTCCGAGAAGGTGCTGTCGCAGGCGACGGCCGGCGAGCTCCCCGACGTCACCAACCTGCCCCCGGACATGGCGCTGCCGCTGGCGCGCGAGGGGGTGCTGCTCGACCTCGGCCAGGTCGAGGACGACCTGGCGGCGACGTACGTCGAGGGCGGTCTCGGCGCGTACGCGTTCGCGGGGCTCGACGGCACGTACGGCTACCCCTGGTACCTGACGACCGACCTGAACTACTGGAACGCGGACATGATGGCGGCCGGCGGGCTCGACGCGGCCGACCCGCCGACGAGCTTCGACGAGCTGGTCGAGCAGGCCCGGACGCTCAAGGACGCCACGGGCGCGTACCTCATGAGCCGCAAGCCCGGCATGAACGACCTGGTGTCGAACGGCATCCCGGTGCTGTCCGACGACGGCGAGGAGTTCGTGTTCAACAGCCCCGAGGCGGTCGCCCTGGTGGAGCGGTACGCCGAGGCCTACGCCGACGGGCTCATGCCCCAGGACGTGCTGACCGACGCCTACCTCGGCAACAGCGAGCTGTTCACCAAGGGCGAGGCCGCGTGGTCGACGGGCGGCGGGAACTTCATCGCCGGCGTCCTCGAGAACAACCCGTCGCTGGAGGGGACGATCGTGCCGTCGCCGTACATGGGGATCACCCCGATGTACGTCCAGGGCGTCTCGGTGCCCGCCGCGTCGAAGAACCTGCCCGCGGCGCTGGCGCTCGCGCGCTTCCTCACGAACGCCGAGAACCAGGAGGCGTTCGCCGAGCTGGTGCCCGGCATCTTCCCGTCCACGGTCGCGTCGCAGGACAACCCGTCGTTCTCCGAGAGCGACGGCACGGCCGAGGGCGACGCCAAGGTGATCGCGTTCACCGGCCTGCCGGACGCGGAGGTGCTCCAGCCGGTCGAGGTCACCGAGGCCATGTCCACGTACTTCGACCAGCAGGTCGCGGCGGCGATCGCGGGGCAGATCACGGCCCAGCAGGCCCTCGACGCCGCGGTCGCCAAGTGCAACCAGCTGCTGGC
- a CDS encoding SRPBCC family protein — translation MITRDRDRTPWARASRVLPLDAERAWDLVADARHHTRWVPLTRVDLTRPGDEAAGPGWERWPGRTAPEVGDEILAVSGPTARRGGPGLVDRMRIERYERPLGAVPGVAVFQKLGPVLLGTARIEVEAAGSSARVTWSESVHLRGLPPGATRWLGALLVDAMLRLVLDRAVREAEGGTQRTAA, via the coding sequence ATGATCACGCGAGACCGGGACCGCACGCCGTGGGCGCGCGCGTCCCGCGTGCTGCCCCTGGACGCCGAGCGCGCCTGGGACCTCGTCGCCGACGCCCGGCACCACACCCGGTGGGTCCCGCTGACCCGGGTCGACCTGACGCGCCCGGGCGACGAGGCCGCGGGTCCCGGCTGGGAGCGCTGGCCCGGCCGCACGGCCCCCGAGGTCGGCGACGAGATCCTCGCGGTGAGCGGCCCGACCGCGCGCCGCGGCGGGCCCGGCCTGGTCGACCGGATGCGGATCGAGCGCTACGAGCGCCCGCTCGGCGCCGTGCCCGGCGTGGCGGTGTTCCAGAAGCTCGGCCCGGTGCTGCTCGGCACCGCGCGGATCGAGGTCGAGGCGGCCGGCTCGTCGGCCCGCGTCACCTGGAGCGAGTCCGTCCACCTGCGCGGTCTGCCGCCGGGGGCGACGCGCTGGCTCGGCGCACTGCTCGTCGACGCGATGCTGCGGCTCGTCCTGGACCGCGCCGTGCGCGAGGCCGAGGGTGGCACGCAACGAACCGCCGCCTGA